A genomic region of Oncorhynchus mykiss isolate Arlee chromosome 16, USDA_OmykA_1.1, whole genome shotgun sequence contains the following coding sequences:
- the LOC110491398 gene encoding kinesin-like protein KIF20B isoform X3 — MDTCLDKKPAKVGPIVVEDLRENLFADCCAIPSAMPQDSVSFEKEHLRAYLRIRPFTAEENESGESQECVSMEPPDTVLLRAPRTSLSTRRQTSHSDGDKPVSQTAQRFQFTQVYGPDTTQRQMFDGTVKRLVRDVLEGGNSVVFTYGVTNAGKTFTLLGPESDGGILPRSLNVIFNSIEGRVYTRNDIKPHRCRDFTRLTKFQQDEETTNKLNLLRLSKESGFLKSTMSSTCRSTILEGSSLSDVSDQGEGDRFCLDVDSHTKYSVWVSFCEIYNENIHDLLEPIPNGSHRRTVLRLSQDINGNTFVKALKWVQVNNFEEAYKIMKIGKKNQSFSCTKLNNVSSRSHSIFSIRILRIEDVGVPRVHTISELSLCDLAGSERCGRTQNKGVQLKEAGNINTSLLILGKCINTLRLNQQAKFRQHVPFRESKLTHYLQGFFSGRGKACMIVNINQCASMYDEMLNVLKFSAVAQKVVVLNIKPVLAIAPKISAREVSLIINNADCKDLWSRRKSSMVAWETTLEDLQEDEDDEEESCDEGMAEETILEVEELRENLLTEEAEKLALESHIRGEVTIEFMELFSKMESDYNERLAKEREITEDRVDKRLEILKNLVGKSVSECASVSCDKETTREDKVGLLEGIVDTMRDDLARIRRDAEAAQTCLVDLPESPGTVASLMKQVDNLSEELFKTQQQLKLKTNEMAEMSIEMKTLCGQLEEAKENLESQTQNFEALMETCHEKDNVITKLQEAMDQNSDASTRDRALVDSIKEEILSLKQNCKCMSRDSPSSEEGRKRHADVLEDLDDQPALKKGSLEVERLILADELEKLQVVCRQKDMTISQLKEENEAKVQKLETVKGEIKNDVAEELKRERVSFEQTVQKLSDDLEEQTDCCEAVMASLEKERKETARLSKDNKALVNGIFQLQQTSLKVESSVKTLQTELTEQTERSAKLPEELEAARALSKGLKDKSNQKYQTIESLTLETERLRKDAEELKVSSAQRNNSKFHDTIDAMKRQCEIVVEKSVQKSQRIADLEQELNQVREQLSGQEELCNQLETQWSEAQFNLQGYELENGASNKIMKSYADLKKVAGHQKEQIVDLEVQVQASGGSSEKIAELEKQLAEMEAQCRALQERLEEAQRKLEEVESHGKSKEKVIEDMRLALTEQERTQTEQEQILEAKMKEIEALSEELTSLKGGCLQKNTNGAKSSHVLNDCPGQCENVKWECQRTEERLRLSNEQYESERWLEEKAILMKVANGPEEEKSPCLALEFLRGCSEELRCRQLQTEEETLPTQPSEKEESREESGSLVEALKLEMQKLQERKADKERELRELANFQTQEELDFSEVSTDGSREHCFPKPELEIQFTTLQPNKLNIRRQGEDKISRSARKRKSNEMEKDPVESENKKNIKLRRDNRVNIQSPTVLCVKADQKKQQTPASLKCKKDGTLQMIGDFIQSSPSLLGSKVKTVMGIVSGRPTERKKDTAVKPKRTKRKLYKTDISSPLDIPSHLILGLDQDERKQPSHSQEAATVENSKEINTNLVQSV, encoded by the exons ATGGATACGTGTTTGGACAAGAAACCAGCGAAAGTGGGACCGATTGTGGTTGAGGATTTGAGAGAGAATTTGTTTGCTGATTGTTGTGCAATTCCATCTGCTATGCCACAG GATTCTGTATCATTTGAGAAAGAGCATCTGCGGGCCTACCTCAGGATACGTCCCTTTACCGCAGAAGAGAATGAAAGTGGTGAATCTCAG GAATGTGTCTCCATGGAACCACCAGACACCGTTTTACTCAGGGCACCTAGGACCTCTTTATCAACCAGACGACAAACCAGTCACTCAGACGGTGACAAACCAGTCTCTCAGACAGCCCAACGATTTCAGTTCACCCAG GTGTATGGCCCTGACACTACACAGAGGCAGATGTTTGATGGCACAGTGAAACGTCTGGTAAGGGATGTTCTAGAAGGAGGGAATTCTGTTGTCTTCACATATGGAGTCACCAACGCTGGGAAGACATTCACATTACTCG GCCCTGAGAGTGATGGTGGAATTTTGCCAAGGTCGTTGAACGTGATCTTCAACAGCATTGAGGGCAGAGTTTACACGCGGAACGACATCAAACCACATCGATGCAGAGACTTCACCAGGCTCACAAAGTTCCAGCAGGATGAAGAGACTACAAATAAGCTAAACCTCTTGAGACTGTCAAAGGAG AGTGGTTTTCTGAAAAGTACGATGAGCTCCACTTGCAGGTCAACAATACTGGAGG GTTCTTCCTTAAGCGATGTCAGTGAtcagggggaaggagacaggttctgCCTGGATGTGGACTCCCACACTAAATACTCTGTGTGGGTGTCCTTCTGTGAAATCTACAATGAGAATATCCACGACCTACTGGAGCCCATTCCTAATGGCTCACATAGGAGAACCGTCCTTCGGCTGTCCCAGGACATCAATGGCAACACCTTTGTGAAAG CTCTAAAGTGGGTTCAAGTAAACAATTTCGAGGAGGCGTACAAAATCATGAAGATCGGAAAGAAGAACCAGAGTTTCTCCTGCACGAAGCTCAACAACGTCTCCAGCAGAAGCCATAGCATATTCTCCATTCGGATCTTGCGTATTGAAGATGTTGGTGTACCCAGAGTCCACACAATTAGCGA GTTGTCGTTGTGTGATCTGGCTGGATCGGAGAGATGTGGAAGGACTCAGAATAAAGGAGTGCAACTAAAAGAGGCTGGCAACATCAACACCTCATTGCTGATTCTGGGCAAATGCATCAACACTCTGAGGCTCAACCAACAAGCCAA GTTTCGACAACATGTGCCCTTCAGAGAGAGCAAGCTCACACACTACCTCCAGGGCTTTTTCTCTGGTAGAGGGAAAGCCTGCATGATCGTCAACATCAACCAATGCGCCTCCATGTACGACGAGATGCTCAACGTCCTCAAGTTCTCTGCTGTCGCCCAAAAG GTGGTGGTCCTCAATATCAAACCAGTCCTTGCCATTGCCCCGAAGATATCTGCCAGGGAGGTGTCCCTCATCATCAACAATGCTGACTGCAAAGACCTATGGAGTAGGAGGAAGAGCTCCATGGTGGCTTGGGAAACCACTCTGGAGGATTTGCAGGAAGAtgaggatgatgaagaggaaAGTTGTGATGAGGGAATGGCAGAGGAAACCATTCTTgag GTGGAGGAACTAAGGGAGAATCTTCTGACGGAGGAAGCTGAGAAATTGGCTTTGGAGTCTCACATCCGTGGAGAGGTCACCATCGAGTTCATGGAGCTATTCTCCAAAATGGAAAGTGATTACAA CGAGCGTCTTGCGAAAGAGAGGGAGATCACCGAGGACCGAGTGGACAAGAGGTTGGAAATCCTGAAAAATTTAGTCGGCAAGAGTGTCAGCGAGTGTGCAAGTGTCTCTTGTGACAAGGAAACAACAAGG GAGGATAAGGTAGGGCTCTTGGAGGGGATCGTTGACACTATGCGAGACGACCTGGCTAGAATCAGGAGGGATGCGGAGGCTGCACAGACCTGCCTGGTGGACCTGCCTGAGTCTCCTGGCACTGTGGCCAGCCTGATGAAGCAAGTGGACAACTTATCAGAGGAGCTCTTCAAGACCCAACAGCAACTCAAACTCAAAACCAATG AAATGGCCGAAATGAGCATTGAAATGAAAACATTGTGCGGACAGCTAGAGGAAGCGAAGGAG AATTTGGAATCTCAGACACAGAATTTTGAGGCCTTAATGGAAACCTGCCATGAGAAAGACAATGTGATAACCAAGCTGCAGGAAGCAATGGACCAGAATAGTGATGCTTCAACTAGGGAT AGGGCCTTGGTTGACTCCATCAAGGAGGAGATCCTGAGCTTGAAACAGAATTGTAAATGTATGAGCCGGGACAGTCCCAGTTCTGAGGAGGGCAGAAAACGCCATGCAGATGTCCTGGAAGATCTTGATGATCAGCCTGCGCTGAAGAAag GGAGTCTTGAGGTCGAGCGTCTCATTCTGGCAGACGAGTTGGAGAAACTCCAGGTGGTATGTCGCCAAAAAGACATGACCATTTCACAGTTAAAAGAAGAAAACGAGGCGAAGGTTCAGAAGTTGGAGACGGTCAAAGGAGAGATAAAGAATGACGTCGCTGAAGAGCTCAAACGTGAGAGGGTTTCATTCGAACAGACTGTCCAGAAGCTCAGCGATGATCTGGAGGAGCAGACTGATTGTTGTGAAGCTGTTATGGCCTcgctggagaaagagaggaaagagacagccAGGCTCTCCAAAGACAACAAAGCTCTTGTCAACGGCATCTTCCAGCTCCAGCAGACATCATTGAAAGTGGAGTCTTCGGTGAAAACTCTCCAAACAGAACTAACCGAACAGACTGAGAGGTCCGCCAAGCTTCCAGAGGAGCTAGAAGCAGCCAGAGCACTCTCGAAGGGTCTTAAAGACAAATCAAACCAAAAATACCAAACCATTGAATCCTTGACTTTGGAAACAGAACGACTCCGGAAGGATGCGGAGGAACTGAAGGTCTCTTCTGCACAGAGGAACAACTCCAAGTTCCATGACACCATAGATGCCATGAAGAGGCAGTGTGAGATCGTGGTGGAGAAGTCGGTTCAGAAGAGCCAGCGGATAGCTGACCTGGAGCAGGAGCTCAACCAGGTCAGAGAGCAGCTCTCTGGACAGGAGGAACTCTGCAACCAGCTAGAGACACAGTGGTCGGAGGCCCAATTTAACCTACAGGGCTATGAATTAGAGAACGGGGCTTCAAACAAAATTATGAAGAGTTACGCCGACCTCAAAAAGGTGGCAGGCCACCAGAAGGAGCAGATCGTGGACCTGGAGGTGCAGGTGCAGGCCTCTGGAGGCAGCTCTGAGAAGATTGCAGAGTTGGAGAAGCAGCTGGCTGAGATGGAGGCCCAGTGCAGAGCTCTGCAAGAGAGACTAGAAGAGGCTCAACGGAaactggaggaggtggagagtcATGGAAAGTCCAAGGAAAAGGTGATTGAAGACATGCGTCTTGCACTGACAGAGCAGGAGAGAACACAGACCGAACAAGAGCAGATTCTGGAAGCCAAGATGAAAGAGATTGAGGCTTTAAGTGAGG AGCTGACAAGTTTGAAGGGTGGCTGCCTACAGAAAAACACAAACGGTGCCAAGTCCTCTCATGTCCTCAACGACTGTCCCGGCCAGTGCGAGAACGTGAAGTGGGAATGTCAACGGACCGAAGAGCGCTTGAGG CTGTCTAATGAACAGTATGAGTCGGAGAGGTGGCTTGAAGAGAAGGCCATTCTGATGAAGGTAGCCAATGggccagaggaggagaagagtccGTGCCTGGCCCTGGAGTTCTTGAGAGGGTGTTCAGAAGAGCTCCGCTGTAGGCAGCTGCAGACTGAAGAG GAGACCTTGCCAACGCAGCCCTCTGAGAAagaagagagcagggaggagagtGGCTCTCTGGTCGAGGCCCTCAAATTAGAGATGCAGAAACTACAGGAGAGGAaagcagacaaagagagagaactcAGGGAGCTCGCCAACTTCCAAACACAAGAG GAACTGGACTTCTCGGAGGTGTCCACAGACGGCAGCCGAGAGCATTGCTTCCCCAAACCAGAGCTGGAGATCCAATTCACCACTCTGCAACCCAACAAGCTGAACATCCGGAGGCAGGGAGAGGACAAAATCAGCCGCTCAGCCAGGAAGAGAAAAAGCAACGAGATGGAGAAG GACCCTGTGGAAAGTGAAAACAAAAAGAATATAAAGTTGAGGAGGGACAACAGAGTGAACATACAG TCGCCGACCGTGCTCTGTGTAAAAGCAGACCAGAAGAAGCAACAGACCCCAGCAAGTCTGAAATGCAAAAAGGATGGAACCCTCCAGATGATTGGAGACTTCATCCAGAGTTCCCCAAGTCTGCTCGGAAGCAAAG TGAAGACAGTTATGGGGATTGTAAGTGGAAGACCTACAGAGCGAAAGAAAGACACAGCAGTGAAACCGAAGAGGACCAAGAGGAAACTGTACAAGACCGACATCTCCTCCCCTTTGGACATCCCGTCTCATCTG ATCCTTGGTCTTGATCAAGATGAGAGAAAGCAACCGTCTCATTCTCAAGAGGCAGCTACAGTCGAGAACAGCAAGGAAATTAATACAAACTTGGTCCAAAGTGTCTGA
- the LOC110491398 gene encoding kinesin-like protein KIF20B isoform X4, which translates to MEPPDTVLLRAPRTSLSTRRQTSHSDGDKPVSQTAQRFQFTQVYGPDTTQRQMFDGTVKRLVRDVLEGGNSVVFTYGVTNAGKTFTLLGPESDGGILPRSLNVIFNSIEGRVYTRNDIKPHRCRDFTRLTKFQQDEETTNKLNLLRLSKESGFLKSTMSSTCRSTILEGSSLSDVSDQGEGDRFCLDVDSHTKYSVWVSFCEIYNENIHDLLEPIPNGSHRRTVLRLSQDINGNTFVKALKWVQVNNFEEAYKIMKIGKKNQSFSCTKLNNVSSRSHSIFSIRILRIEDVGVPRVHTISELSLCDLAGSERCGRTQNKGVQLKEAGNINTSLLILGKCINTLRLNQQAKFRQHVPFRESKLTHYLQGFFSGRGKACMIVNINQCASMYDEMLNVLKFSAVAQKVVVLNIKPVLAIAPKISAREVSLIINNADCKDLWSRRKSSMVAWETTLEDLQEDEDDEEESCDEGMAEETILEVEELRENLLTEEAEKLALESHIRGEVTIEFMELFSKMESDYNERLAKEREITEDRVDKRLEILKNLVGKSVSECASVSCDKETTREDKVGLLEGIVDTMRDDLARIRRDAEAAQTCLVDLPESPGTVASLMKQVDNLSEELFKTQQQLKLKTNEMAEMSIEMKTLCGQLEEAKENLESQTQNFEALMETCHEKDNVITKLQEAMDQNSDASTRDRALVDSIKEEILSLKQNCKCMSRDSPSSEEGRKRHADVLEDLDDQPALKKGSLEVERLILADELEKLQVVCRQKDMTISQLKEENEAKVQKLETVKGEIKNDVAEELKRERVSFEQTVQKLSDDLEEQTDCCEAVMASLEKERKETARLSKDNKALVNGIFQLQQTSLKVESSVKTLQTELTEQTERSAKLPEELEAARALSKGLKDKSNQKYQTIESLTLETERLRKDAEELKVSSAQRNNSKFHDTIDAMKRQCEIVVEKSVQKSQRIADLEQELNQVREQLSGQEELCNQLETQWSEAQFNLQGYELENGASNKIMKSYADLKKVAGHQKEQIVDLEVQVQASGGSSEKIAELEKQLAEMEAQCRALQERLEEAQRKLEEVESHGKSKEKVIEDMRLALTEQERTQTEQEQILEAKMKEIEALSEELTSLKGGCLQKNTNGAKSSHVLNDCPGQCENVKWECQRTEERLRLSNEQYESERWLEEKAILMKVANGPEEEKSPCLALEFLRGCSEELRCRQLQTEEETLPTQPSEKEESREESGSLVEALKLEMQKLQERKADKERELRELANFQTQEELDFSEVSTDGSREHCFPKPELEIQFTTLQPNKLNIRRQGEDKISRSARKRKSNEMEKVQIRSNDPVESENKKNIKLRRDNRVNIQSPTVLCVKADQKKQQTPASLKCKKDGTLQMIGDFIQSSPSLLGSKVKTVMGIVSGRPTERKKDTAVKPKRTKRKLYKTDISSPLDIPSHLILGLDQDERKQPSHSQEAATVENSKEINTNLVQSV; encoded by the exons ATGGAACCACCAGACACCGTTTTACTCAGGGCACCTAGGACCTCTTTATCAACCAGACGACAAACCAGTCACTCAGACGGTGACAAACCAGTCTCTCAGACAGCCCAACGATTTCAGTTCACCCAG GTGTATGGCCCTGACACTACACAGAGGCAGATGTTTGATGGCACAGTGAAACGTCTGGTAAGGGATGTTCTAGAAGGAGGGAATTCTGTTGTCTTCACATATGGAGTCACCAACGCTGGGAAGACATTCACATTACTCG GCCCTGAGAGTGATGGTGGAATTTTGCCAAGGTCGTTGAACGTGATCTTCAACAGCATTGAGGGCAGAGTTTACACGCGGAACGACATCAAACCACATCGATGCAGAGACTTCACCAGGCTCACAAAGTTCCAGCAGGATGAAGAGACTACAAATAAGCTAAACCTCTTGAGACTGTCAAAGGAG AGTGGTTTTCTGAAAAGTACGATGAGCTCCACTTGCAGGTCAACAATACTGGAGG GTTCTTCCTTAAGCGATGTCAGTGAtcagggggaaggagacaggttctgCCTGGATGTGGACTCCCACACTAAATACTCTGTGTGGGTGTCCTTCTGTGAAATCTACAATGAGAATATCCACGACCTACTGGAGCCCATTCCTAATGGCTCACATAGGAGAACCGTCCTTCGGCTGTCCCAGGACATCAATGGCAACACCTTTGTGAAAG CTCTAAAGTGGGTTCAAGTAAACAATTTCGAGGAGGCGTACAAAATCATGAAGATCGGAAAGAAGAACCAGAGTTTCTCCTGCACGAAGCTCAACAACGTCTCCAGCAGAAGCCATAGCATATTCTCCATTCGGATCTTGCGTATTGAAGATGTTGGTGTACCCAGAGTCCACACAATTAGCGA GTTGTCGTTGTGTGATCTGGCTGGATCGGAGAGATGTGGAAGGACTCAGAATAAAGGAGTGCAACTAAAAGAGGCTGGCAACATCAACACCTCATTGCTGATTCTGGGCAAATGCATCAACACTCTGAGGCTCAACCAACAAGCCAA GTTTCGACAACATGTGCCCTTCAGAGAGAGCAAGCTCACACACTACCTCCAGGGCTTTTTCTCTGGTAGAGGGAAAGCCTGCATGATCGTCAACATCAACCAATGCGCCTCCATGTACGACGAGATGCTCAACGTCCTCAAGTTCTCTGCTGTCGCCCAAAAG GTGGTGGTCCTCAATATCAAACCAGTCCTTGCCATTGCCCCGAAGATATCTGCCAGGGAGGTGTCCCTCATCATCAACAATGCTGACTGCAAAGACCTATGGAGTAGGAGGAAGAGCTCCATGGTGGCTTGGGAAACCACTCTGGAGGATTTGCAGGAAGAtgaggatgatgaagaggaaAGTTGTGATGAGGGAATGGCAGAGGAAACCATTCTTgag GTGGAGGAACTAAGGGAGAATCTTCTGACGGAGGAAGCTGAGAAATTGGCTTTGGAGTCTCACATCCGTGGAGAGGTCACCATCGAGTTCATGGAGCTATTCTCCAAAATGGAAAGTGATTACAA CGAGCGTCTTGCGAAAGAGAGGGAGATCACCGAGGACCGAGTGGACAAGAGGTTGGAAATCCTGAAAAATTTAGTCGGCAAGAGTGTCAGCGAGTGTGCAAGTGTCTCTTGTGACAAGGAAACAACAAGG GAGGATAAGGTAGGGCTCTTGGAGGGGATCGTTGACACTATGCGAGACGACCTGGCTAGAATCAGGAGGGATGCGGAGGCTGCACAGACCTGCCTGGTGGACCTGCCTGAGTCTCCTGGCACTGTGGCCAGCCTGATGAAGCAAGTGGACAACTTATCAGAGGAGCTCTTCAAGACCCAACAGCAACTCAAACTCAAAACCAATG AAATGGCCGAAATGAGCATTGAAATGAAAACATTGTGCGGACAGCTAGAGGAAGCGAAGGAG AATTTGGAATCTCAGACACAGAATTTTGAGGCCTTAATGGAAACCTGCCATGAGAAAGACAATGTGATAACCAAGCTGCAGGAAGCAATGGACCAGAATAGTGATGCTTCAACTAGGGAT AGGGCCTTGGTTGACTCCATCAAGGAGGAGATCCTGAGCTTGAAACAGAATTGTAAATGTATGAGCCGGGACAGTCCCAGTTCTGAGGAGGGCAGAAAACGCCATGCAGATGTCCTGGAAGATCTTGATGATCAGCCTGCGCTGAAGAAag GGAGTCTTGAGGTCGAGCGTCTCATTCTGGCAGACGAGTTGGAGAAACTCCAGGTGGTATGTCGCCAAAAAGACATGACCATTTCACAGTTAAAAGAAGAAAACGAGGCGAAGGTTCAGAAGTTGGAGACGGTCAAAGGAGAGATAAAGAATGACGTCGCTGAAGAGCTCAAACGTGAGAGGGTTTCATTCGAACAGACTGTCCAGAAGCTCAGCGATGATCTGGAGGAGCAGACTGATTGTTGTGAAGCTGTTATGGCCTcgctggagaaagagaggaaagagacagccAGGCTCTCCAAAGACAACAAAGCTCTTGTCAACGGCATCTTCCAGCTCCAGCAGACATCATTGAAAGTGGAGTCTTCGGTGAAAACTCTCCAAACAGAACTAACCGAACAGACTGAGAGGTCCGCCAAGCTTCCAGAGGAGCTAGAAGCAGCCAGAGCACTCTCGAAGGGTCTTAAAGACAAATCAAACCAAAAATACCAAACCATTGAATCCTTGACTTTGGAAACAGAACGACTCCGGAAGGATGCGGAGGAACTGAAGGTCTCTTCTGCACAGAGGAACAACTCCAAGTTCCATGACACCATAGATGCCATGAAGAGGCAGTGTGAGATCGTGGTGGAGAAGTCGGTTCAGAAGAGCCAGCGGATAGCTGACCTGGAGCAGGAGCTCAACCAGGTCAGAGAGCAGCTCTCTGGACAGGAGGAACTCTGCAACCAGCTAGAGACACAGTGGTCGGAGGCCCAATTTAACCTACAGGGCTATGAATTAGAGAACGGGGCTTCAAACAAAATTATGAAGAGTTACGCCGACCTCAAAAAGGTGGCAGGCCACCAGAAGGAGCAGATCGTGGACCTGGAGGTGCAGGTGCAGGCCTCTGGAGGCAGCTCTGAGAAGATTGCAGAGTTGGAGAAGCAGCTGGCTGAGATGGAGGCCCAGTGCAGAGCTCTGCAAGAGAGACTAGAAGAGGCTCAACGGAaactggaggaggtggagagtcATGGAAAGTCCAAGGAAAAGGTGATTGAAGACATGCGTCTTGCACTGACAGAGCAGGAGAGAACACAGACCGAACAAGAGCAGATTCTGGAAGCCAAGATGAAAGAGATTGAGGCTTTAAGTGAGG AGCTGACAAGTTTGAAGGGTGGCTGCCTACAGAAAAACACAAACGGTGCCAAGTCCTCTCATGTCCTCAACGACTGTCCCGGCCAGTGCGAGAACGTGAAGTGGGAATGTCAACGGACCGAAGAGCGCTTGAGG CTGTCTAATGAACAGTATGAGTCGGAGAGGTGGCTTGAAGAGAAGGCCATTCTGATGAAGGTAGCCAATGggccagaggaggagaagagtccGTGCCTGGCCCTGGAGTTCTTGAGAGGGTGTTCAGAAGAGCTCCGCTGTAGGCAGCTGCAGACTGAAGAG GAGACCTTGCCAACGCAGCCCTCTGAGAAagaagagagcagggaggagagtGGCTCTCTGGTCGAGGCCCTCAAATTAGAGATGCAGAAACTACAGGAGAGGAaagcagacaaagagagagaactcAGGGAGCTCGCCAACTTCCAAACACAAGAG GAACTGGACTTCTCGGAGGTGTCCACAGACGGCAGCCGAGAGCATTGCTTCCCCAAACCAGAGCTGGAGATCCAATTCACCACTCTGCAACCCAACAAGCTGAACATCCGGAGGCAGGGAGAGGACAAAATCAGCCGCTCAGCCAGGAAGAGAAAAAGCAACGAGATGGAGAAGGTACAGATCAGATCAAAT GACCCTGTGGAAAGTGAAAACAAAAAGAATATAAAGTTGAGGAGGGACAACAGAGTGAACATACAG TCGCCGACCGTGCTCTGTGTAAAAGCAGACCAGAAGAAGCAACAGACCCCAGCAAGTCTGAAATGCAAAAAGGATGGAACCCTCCAGATGATTGGAGACTTCATCCAGAGTTCCCCAAGTCTGCTCGGAAGCAAAG TGAAGACAGTTATGGGGATTGTAAGTGGAAGACCTACAGAGCGAAAGAAAGACACAGCAGTGAAACCGAAGAGGACCAAGAGGAAACTGTACAAGACCGACATCTCCTCCCCTTTGGACATCCCGTCTCATCTG ATCCTTGGTCTTGATCAAGATGAGAGAAAGCAACCGTCTCATTCTCAAGAGGCAGCTACAGTCGAGAACAGCAAGGAAATTAATACAAACTTGGTCCAAAGTGTCTGA